The proteins below come from a single Dehalococcoidia bacterium genomic window:
- a CDS encoding mandelate racemase/muconate lactonizing enzyme family protein encodes MIIDRLRATHVRVPLRRPFVTAREVLRARDIWIVRLDSREGLTGTGEAAPLLGHGLAAGPPVARLLDAVRQALPAALDCLPLPRGTTATEAAVRFALETAQLDLQGQLTGRSLAELLGKKRQAFPVNAVLGAAADDEVVAEATAAVAAGFGTIKVKVGGRPLADDLRRLERIRAAVGPTVRLRIDANGAWDASAALAALRAFRPLGLELVEQPVAPGQPALLRRLREQSEVPIAADEDVASLEAAGQLLAADAVDLLVLKPMILGGLRAALDLAVRAFDRGVRCFVTTTIESGIATAAAAQLAAALPGAVPACGLATGPLLASDLLAQPLPLCRGTMYLPGGHGLGAPLDERELARFAVRESLEE; translated from the coding sequence GTGATCATCGACCGCCTGCGCGCGACGCACGTCCGGGTGCCGCTCCGTCGGCCCTTCGTCACGGCGCGCGAGGTTCTTCGGGCGCGCGATATCTGGATCGTCCGCCTCGACAGCCGCGAGGGCCTGACCGGAACGGGGGAAGCCGCTCCTCTCCTCGGCCACGGGCTCGCGGCGGGACCTCCTGTCGCGAGGCTGCTCGATGCCGTCCGCCAGGCACTCCCCGCCGCTCTCGACTGCCTTCCCCTTCCACGGGGAACAACCGCGACTGAAGCAGCGGTGCGCTTCGCCCTCGAGACCGCGCAGCTCGATCTGCAGGGACAGCTGACCGGGCGATCGCTCGCCGAGCTGCTTGGGAAGAAGCGACAGGCTTTTCCGGTCAACGCGGTCCTCGGCGCAGCCGCAGACGACGAGGTAGTCGCCGAAGCAACAGCAGCGGTCGCGGCCGGGTTCGGAACGATCAAAGTGAAGGTGGGCGGCCGCCCGCTCGCCGATGACCTCCGCCGGCTCGAGCGCATCCGAGCGGCGGTGGGGCCGACCGTCCGACTGCGCATCGATGCCAACGGCGCGTGGGATGCGTCGGCCGCCCTCGCTGCGCTCCGCGCCTTTCGCCCACTCGGGCTTGAACTTGTGGAGCAGCCGGTTGCCCCGGGGCAGCCTGCGCTCCTCCGTCGGCTGCGTGAGCAGAGCGAGGTCCCGATTGCGGCAGATGAGGACGTTGCGTCGCTCGAAGCGGCGGGGCAGCTCCTCGCCGCCGATGCCGTCGACCTGCTCGTGCTGAAGCCGATGATCCTCGGCGGCCTCCGCGCTGCGCTCGACCTCGCCGTTCGAGCCTTCGACCGCGGGGTGCGCTGTTTTGTCACCACCACCATTGAGAGCGGCATCGCGACAGCTGCAGCAGCGCAGCTGGCAGCTGCGCTGCCGGGCGCAGTGCCGGCGTGCGGCCTTGCGACTGGGCCGCTCCTTGCAAGCGATCTTCTGGCCCAACCGCTGCCGCTGTGCCGCGGGACGATGTACCTGCCGGGCGGCCACGGGCTCGGCGCGCCGCTAGATGAGCGCGAGCTTGCCCGCTTTGCCGTCCGAGAGAGCCTGGAAGAATGA
- the menE gene encoding o-succinylbenzoate--CoA ligase, which translates to MSEQIPEWLSQRARLTPDRLAVQCEAVAWSYRDLDARASLVAAHLAECGVRAGERVALLADSSPEYAAAVHGVPRAGAVLVPLNTRLTVDELAWQISDCAASIVIADAAHYQRGAAAAAAAGRAAPLDLVALCAPDRPSPQPEVRWVRSETVHTIIYTSGTTGRPKGALLTYGNHLWSAVGAALRLGLSAQDRWIACLPLFHVGGLSILIRAALVGSAVDLHRSFVPAAVNRAIDGGATIVSLVAVMLQRLLDDRAGRPYPPTLRCVLVGGGPLPHNLLRRAVAAGMPVVQTYGLTEAASQVTTLAPEEAVTRLGAAGMPLFPTEIRILAPDGSPLPAGVPGEIAIRGLTVSPGYVGHSAVRPDGWFRTGDIGQLDADGYLTVLDRRDDLIISGGENISPAEVEAVLREHPAVIDAGVVGAPDPIWGQRAVAFVVLAGDSQPDLEAFCRSRLAGYKTPRQFIAVADLPRNAAGKLLRSELRRWLTPYLEEGATATSDSEEER; encoded by the coding sequence ATGAGCGAGCAGATCCCCGAATGGCTGAGCCAGCGCGCCCGGCTGACCCCCGACCGGCTCGCCGTGCAATGCGAAGCAGTTGCGTGGAGCTATCGCGACCTCGACGCGCGAGCCAGTCTTGTCGCCGCCCATCTTGCGGAGTGCGGGGTGCGGGCGGGAGAGCGGGTTGCTCTCCTCGCCGACAGCAGCCCGGAGTATGCGGCCGCCGTCCATGGCGTGCCGCGCGCCGGGGCGGTTCTCGTTCCGCTCAATACTCGGCTGACCGTGGACGAACTCGCCTGGCAGATAAGCGACTGCGCGGCCTCGATCGTGATTGCGGACGCGGCGCACTACCAGCGCGGCGCGGCGGCGGCGGCCGCGGCCGGGAGAGCGGCGCCCCTCGACCTCGTCGCCCTGTGCGCTCCCGACCGGCCCTCGCCTCAGCCTGAGGTACGATGGGTCCGGAGTGAGACTGTCCACACCATCATCTACACCTCGGGGACAACCGGACGGCCAAAAGGGGCGCTGCTCACCTACGGGAATCACCTGTGGAGCGCGGTCGGCGCAGCGCTCCGCCTTGGGCTCTCTGCCCAAGACCGGTGGATCGCCTGCCTTCCTCTCTTCCACGTCGGAGGATTGTCGATCCTAATCCGAGCGGCGCTCGTCGGCAGCGCGGTTGATCTCCATCGCAGCTTCGTCCCGGCGGCGGTGAACCGCGCGATTGACGGGGGAGCGACGATCGTCTCGCTTGTGGCGGTGATGCTGCAGCGTCTTCTTGACGACCGCGCCGGCCGCCCCTACCCGCCAACGCTGCGCTGTGTTCTGGTCGGCGGCGGACCGCTTCCCCACAACCTGCTGCGACGCGCCGTCGCGGCGGGCATGCCGGTCGTCCAAACGTATGGGCTGACTGAGGCCGCTTCGCAGGTGACCACGCTCGCGCCGGAGGAAGCCGTCACGCGGCTCGGCGCTGCGGGAATGCCGCTCTTCCCCACCGAAATCCGCATCCTCGCCCCGGACGGGTCGCCTCTGCCCGCCGGCGTGCCGGGCGAGATCGCCATCCGGGGGCTCACCGTCAGCCCGGGCTACGTCGGGCATTCCGCCGTGCGCCCCGACGGCTGGTTTCGGACCGGCGACATCGGCCAGCTCGATGCCGATGGCTACCTCACCGTGCTCGACCGCCGGGACGACCTCATTATCAGCGGAGGCGAAAACATCTCGCCGGCGGAGGTCGAAGCGGTCCTCCGGGAGCACCCTGCCGTGATCGATGCGGGTGTGGTCGGCGCGCCAGACCCGATATGGGGACAGCGCGCGGTCGCGTTTGTGGTTCTCGCCGGCGACTCCCAGCCCGACCTCGAGGCGTTCTGCCGCTCCCGCCTCGCTGGCTACAAGACGCCGCGTCAGTTCATTGCCGTCGCGGACTTGCCGCGCAACGCTGCAGGCAAGCTGCTGCGAAGTGAGCTGCGCCGCTGGCTGACCCCCTACCTCGAAGAAGGCGCAACCGCCACGAGCGACTCGGAGGAGGAGCGCTAG
- a CDS encoding B12-binding domain-containing radical SAM protein, with protein sequence MATTLLPMFTPRKAPVVPNLNLQNKPTRRVMFVQPRSTGGNFEYVAIFRQGMLFLSGALRDYDGAYHYERSIWMEDRSGPIDPGKDLEGVDILCLTCLINEAPRAYEIGRLAKLYHPTIKIIGGGPQMGPLPAEAIEHGKVDVVVQREGEDVIGPICDLLLTYEGADLVRELKKIGGIAFLDEGKVVETRPHRPAIPADFVKLPDYDSILDLTPKNPMAAGVLETVRGCTENCSFCEVIQQFKGYRMVSREVELARIAQLQDLADRGLIFRSPLDGRFAVFVSDDLHAPPLRATKFYQERLARIRTWKDHTKGMFLISQNRAELGQSPEMMEAYLEAGMEMLYLGVESSNAEALKLIRKRQEPGQVHRDLTELNRRGFIVVAMTIIGLPGDTEESIMEMADWVRSVSRYQTANLLTPLPATINWPNPEKGWPGLIPLDEDGSILPPGKLRPYALYTGRQFVHYDERWSMQESRELYRKYTERLRPVDSLYARIYRMIKYKAERGELKQGAPTRVGTELPARI encoded by the coding sequence ATGGCGACGACGCTCCTTCCCATGTTCACCCCGAGGAAGGCGCCGGTTGTTCCGAACCTGAACCTGCAGAACAAGCCGACGCGGCGCGTTATGTTCGTTCAGCCGCGTTCGACCGGAGGAAATTTCGAATACGTGGCGATCTTTCGCCAAGGTATGCTCTTTCTCTCTGGTGCCTTGCGCGATTATGACGGCGCCTATCACTACGAGCGGTCGATTTGGATGGAAGACCGCAGCGGCCCGATCGACCCCGGGAAAGACCTCGAAGGGGTTGATATTCTCTGTCTCACCTGCCTGATCAATGAGGCGCCGCGCGCGTACGAGATCGGGCGGCTGGCCAAGCTCTACCACCCGACGATCAAGATCATCGGCGGCGGGCCGCAAATGGGGCCGCTTCCTGCCGAGGCGATCGAGCACGGCAAGGTCGACGTCGTCGTCCAGCGCGAAGGCGAAGATGTCATTGGGCCGATCTGCGACCTGCTGCTCACCTATGAGGGAGCCGATCTCGTCCGCGAACTGAAGAAAATCGGCGGCATCGCCTTTCTCGACGAGGGCAAAGTCGTCGAGACGCGGCCGCACCGCCCCGCGATCCCGGCGGATTTCGTCAAGCTGCCGGACTACGACTCGATCCTCGACCTGACCCCGAAGAACCCGATGGCCGCCGGCGTCCTCGAGACGGTGCGGGGCTGCACTGAGAACTGTTCGTTCTGCGAGGTTATCCAGCAGTTCAAGGGCTATCGGATGGTCAGCCGCGAGGTCGAGCTCGCCCGCATCGCGCAGCTGCAGGACCTCGCCGACCGCGGGCTTATCTTCCGGTCGCCGCTGGACGGCCGCTTTGCGGTCTTCGTCTCCGACGACCTCCATGCGCCGCCGCTGCGGGCGACGAAGTTCTACCAGGAGCGCTTGGCGCGGATCCGCACCTGGAAAGATCACACGAAAGGCATGTTCCTGATCAGCCAAAACCGTGCCGAGCTCGGCCAGAGCCCCGAGATGATGGAAGCGTATCTCGAGGCGGGGATGGAGATGCTCTATCTGGGGGTCGAGTCCTCGAACGCCGAGGCGCTCAAGCTGATCCGGAAACGGCAGGAGCCCGGCCAAGTGCATCGCGACCTGACGGAACTGAACCGCCGCGGCTTCATTGTGGTGGCGATGACCATCATCGGGCTGCCGGGCGACACCGAAGAGTCGATCATGGAGATGGCCGATTGGGTGCGCAGCGTCAGCCGCTACCAAACGGCCAACCTGCTGACGCCCTTGCCGGCGACGATCAACTGGCCGAACCCCGAGAAGGGCTGGCCGGGGCTGATCCCCCTCGATGAGGACGGCAGCATCTTGCCCCCGGGCAAGCTTCGGCCCTATGCCCTCTATACCGGCCGGCAGTTTGTCCACTACGATGAGCGCTGGTCGATGCAAGAGTCGCGGGAGCTGTACCGCAAATACACCGAGCGGCTGCGCCCGGTTGACTCGCTCTACGCCCGTATCTACCGGATGATCAAATACAAAGCTGAACGGGGCGAATTGAAGCAAGGCGCGCCAACCCGCGTCGGCACCGAACTGCCGGCGCGCATTTAG
- a CDS encoding O-antigen ligase family protein, which translates to MTVSALSPAAARALLIAAGLLAVVGGAALGVRVHPVAGFALVLGIAAGIGILVQPLVGFVAFILTVTLLPFAVIPIPIGGVRLTFVDAILASLLLLWILRLLLRRQETVQTTPLDGPILVFIGLAIASFIFGIQSTTAELTRFFLKTINGILFFFTVVNMVDDRPALRRLAQTFIVGATGASLIGIVLYFLDQDLATRILLSLRAIGYYPSGSIVTRTIAESQLLRAVGTSVDPNVLAGTLLLTAPYTATQLFSPKPVLPRVWLFPAFAAMLLCLVLTFSRSSWAGAMAAGALLATLRYRRIWLVALLVAATIAVTPWGDLVVDRFQSGIEFEDRAAQMRLGEYRDALRLIQAYPWFGVGFGAAPDLELYIAASSVYLLIAEQMGLVGLSSFLIVIVTFYVTSLRAWRQLVAPEDEAVLLGAIGALTGALVAGVFDHYFFNLHFPQTIALFWMNVGIAMVARRLGRASGVAAVPRAYEDASARTRVQSSTM; encoded by the coding sequence GTGACTGTCTCGGCGCTCTCTCCGGCCGCAGCCCGCGCTCTTCTCATTGCGGCGGGGTTGCTGGCCGTCGTCGGCGGCGCCGCGCTTGGCGTGCGCGTCCATCCTGTTGCCGGCTTCGCCCTCGTTCTCGGCATCGCCGCCGGGATCGGCATTCTCGTTCAGCCGCTGGTCGGCTTCGTCGCCTTCATTCTCACCGTGACGCTTCTTCCCTTCGCGGTTATTCCGATCCCGATCGGCGGCGTTCGGCTGACCTTCGTTGATGCCATTCTTGCCAGTTTGCTGCTGCTCTGGATCCTTCGCCTGCTGCTCCGCCGCCAAGAGACGGTTCAGACGACCCCGCTCGACGGGCCGATCCTCGTCTTCATCGGCTTGGCGATCGCATCGTTTATCTTCGGGATTCAGTCGACAACGGCGGAGCTGACGCGCTTCTTTCTGAAGACGATCAACGGCATTCTCTTCTTTTTCACCGTCGTCAACATGGTCGACGACCGGCCGGCGCTGCGGCGGCTTGCGCAGACGTTCATCGTCGGCGCGACGGGAGCATCGCTTATCGGCATAGTCCTGTACTTCCTTGATCAGGACCTCGCGACTCGGATCCTCCTCAGCTTGCGCGCGATCGGCTACTACCCCTCGGGGTCGATCGTCACCCGCACAATCGCGGAGTCGCAGCTGCTGCGGGCGGTCGGCACGAGCGTCGACCCGAATGTGCTGGCAGGAACGCTCCTCCTGACCGCACCCTATACCGCAACCCAACTGTTCAGCCCGAAGCCGGTCCTGCCGCGCGTCTGGCTGTTCCCCGCGTTTGCGGCGATGCTCCTCTGCTTGGTGCTCACCTTCAGCCGGAGTTCATGGGCAGGCGCAATGGCGGCGGGCGCGCTCCTCGCGACGCTCCGCTACCGCCGGATTTGGCTGGTTGCGCTTCTCGTCGCCGCAACGATCGCAGTCACGCCGTGGGGCGACCTCGTGGTCGATCGGTTCCAGTCGGGGATCGAGTTCGAGGATCGCGCCGCCCAGATGCGGCTTGGGGAATACCGGGACGCGCTTCGCCTCATTCAGGCCTACCCCTGGTTCGGCGTCGGCTTCGGCGCCGCGCCCGACCTCGAACTGTACATCGCCGCCAGTTCGGTCTACCTCCTGATTGCGGAGCAGATGGGACTGGTGGGCCTGAGCAGCTTCCTAATCGTCATTGTGACATTTTATGTCACGTCACTGCGCGCTTGGCGTCAGCTCGTTGCCCCGGAGGATGAAGCGGTGCTGCTCGGCGCGATCGGGGCGCTCACCGGTGCCCTCGTCGCTGGGGTCTTTGACCACTATTTCTTCAACCTGCATTTCCCGCAGACGATCGCGCTCTTCTGGATGAATGTCGGGATCGCAATGGTCGCCCGGCGCCTTGGCCGTGCCTCTGGTGTGGCAGCGGTGCCCCGCGCCTACGAAGATGCAAGCGCGCGGACGCGCGTCCAGTCCTCGACGATGTAA
- a CDS encoding S41 family peptidase has product MRRFARLSVITFLVAMLVIVSFGAGVGVGRYSPTVVHGIPPAIAAGPAPTADGFGILNEVLRILRTDFVDRDKLDLSKLAEGAIRGMIEAAGDPSQSYLTPEQYQEARRNNQGIAFDGIGATVNMDENNRLIIISPIAGSPAALAGLRPGDWIMAANGEDTTKMTVSEAVQKIRGPRGTKVRLTIKREGENPFDVEIVRGPIPEITVHYRLLPEGFAYIQITQVTQRTGEELSNAIPEIKKHHPKGIILDLRSNPGGSLTATIEVASQFLKEGIILEDVNGDGKRQTYRVKPGGQLTELPLVVLVNRGSASAAEVISGAFQDAKRATIIGERTFGKGTVNTWKELSNGGAVYVSISHWYTPSGRQIERQGIVPDIIVPMSEEDWRSGNDLQLRRAIEFLQTGR; this is encoded by the coding sequence ATGCGGCGCTTCGCTCGACTTTCGGTCATCACCTTCTTGGTGGCGATGCTAGTCATCGTCTCGTTCGGCGCCGGGGTCGGCGTCGGCCGCTACTCGCCGACCGTCGTCCACGGCATTCCGCCGGCGATCGCTGCGGGTCCGGCACCGACCGCAGACGGCTTCGGCATTCTGAACGAGGTGCTGCGCATCCTCCGCACCGACTTTGTCGACCGCGACAAGCTTGATCTCTCCAAACTGGCAGAAGGGGCGATCCGCGGGATGATCGAAGCGGCGGGCGACCCGAGCCAGAGCTACCTCACTCCGGAGCAGTACCAAGAAGCGCGCCGCAACAATCAGGGGATCGCCTTCGACGGGATCGGGGCGACGGTCAATATGGATGAGAACAATCGCCTCATCATCATCTCGCCGATCGCCGGCTCACCGGCCGCCCTCGCCGGGCTGCGCCCGGGCGACTGGATCATGGCGGCTAACGGCGAAGATACGACTAAGATGACCGTCAGCGAGGCAGTGCAGAAGATCCGCGGCCCGCGCGGCACCAAAGTGCGCCTCACTATCAAGCGCGAAGGCGAAAACCCCTTCGACGTCGAGATCGTCCGCGGCCCGATCCCGGAGATCACCGTCCACTATCGGCTGCTGCCCGAAGGCTTCGCTTACATTCAGATTACCCAGGTGACGCAGCGGACCGGCGAAGAGCTGAGCAACGCCATCCCTGAGATCAAGAAGCACCATCCCAAGGGGATCATCCTCGACCTGCGCTCCAACCCGGGAGGCTCGCTCACGGCGACAATCGAAGTTGCCAGCCAATTCCTTAAGGAAGGCATTATTCTCGAGGACGTCAATGGCGACGGTAAGCGCCAAACGTACCGCGTCAAGCCCGGCGGCCAGCTGACAGAGCTACCGCTGGTAGTCCTCGTGAACAGGGGGTCGGCCTCGGCGGCAGAAGTGATCTCTGGCGCCTTCCAGGACGCCAAGCGCGCCACCATCATTGGCGAGCGCACGTTCGGCAAAGGCACCGTCAACACCTGGAAGGAGCTCTCGAACGGCGGTGCGGTCTACGTCTCGATTTCGCACTGGTATACGCCGAGCGGCCGCCAGATTGAGCGTCAGGGCATTGTGCCGGATATCATTGTGCCGATGTCGGAAGAGGATTGGCGGAGCGGCAACGATCTCCAGCTTCGCCGCGCAATTGAGTTCCTGCAGACCGGCCGGTAG
- a CDS encoding DMT family transporter, protein MTGKGAYFLIAALACGWGTVAIIVRLVNAPSVVAVFYRVLFAGVALGVGLGATGGAAQWWQLVRRPAAVGMGLALALHWLCFFQALRETSVASAVLATTSSPIFLAVLGPLLLNERPAGGALIATGLGIGGVAVLTGLGDPSEVRVQGVALGLLAALLGALIPIAGKHLGQTSRPATIVSVQTAVASLALLPVALASGVALPLRDLTLLATLGIAHTALAFTLYYRALQRVPVQTAGVLGLLEPLSAAVLAWALLGEPVRTSTVVGGALIVLGALLVRPQGE, encoded by the coding sequence ATGACCGGCAAAGGAGCGTACTTCCTGATCGCGGCGCTCGCATGTGGGTGGGGGACCGTCGCGATCATCGTTCGGCTGGTGAACGCGCCGAGCGTCGTCGCAGTGTTCTACCGCGTCCTCTTCGCCGGGGTTGCGCTCGGCGTGGGACTGGGCGCCACCGGAGGCGCCGCACAGTGGTGGCAGCTGGTCCGGCGCCCTGCCGCTGTGGGGATGGGCCTCGCGCTCGCCCTCCACTGGCTCTGCTTCTTCCAAGCGCTGCGCGAGACGTCGGTCGCGAGCGCAGTCCTTGCGACGACCAGTTCTCCTATTTTCCTCGCCGTCCTTGGGCCGCTGCTGCTCAATGAGCGGCCGGCGGGCGGCGCGCTCATCGCCACTGGGCTTGGGATCGGCGGCGTCGCGGTCCTCACCGGGTTGGGCGACCCGAGCGAGGTGCGCGTGCAGGGGGTCGCGCTTGGCTTGCTGGCGGCGCTCCTCGGCGCGCTGATCCCGATTGCCGGGAAGCACCTCGGGCAGACGAGCCGGCCGGCAACGATCGTGAGCGTCCAGACGGCTGTCGCCAGCCTCGCCCTCCTCCCCGTTGCGCTCGCCAGCGGGGTCGCTCTCCCCCTCCGTGACCTCACCCTCCTCGCCACGCTCGGCATCGCCCACACCGCGCTCGCCTTCACGCTGTACTATCGAGCCTTACAGCGCGTGCCTGTCCAAACTGCGGGGGTGCTTGGCCTGCTCGAGCCGCTCAGCGCCGCCGTGCTCGCATGGGCGCTGCTCGGCGAGCCGGTCCGCACCTCCACGGTCGTCGGCGGCGCGCTGATCGTGCTTGGCGCGCTTCTGGTGCGCCCCCAAGGTGAGTGA
- a CDS encoding D-glycerate dehydrogenase: MRVFVTRALPGNALTRLESIADIRVWPEDRPIPPDLLHAEVAAADGLLCTVADRIGENVLAHAPRLRVISNYGVGVDNIDIAAATARRIPVCNTPDVLTDATADIAIGLMIAACRRWWEAERLLRENRWGSWSPTLLLGQPFSRRILGIVGLGKIGQAVARRARGFGMEILYAGRRRPETEKALGLAWCSSLDELLRDSDIVSLHVPLTPATRHLIGARELALMKPTAVLVNTSRGAVVDQAALAEALREQRIFAAGLDVYEEEPLPPTDPLRELDNCILLPHIGSAEITARLAMADLAVDNLQAVLEGRRPRACVNPEVLS; the protein is encoded by the coding sequence ATGCGCGTATTCGTAACTCGAGCGCTCCCCGGCAACGCCCTCACGCGGCTGGAGTCCATCGCCGACATACGGGTGTGGCCCGAAGACCGTCCGATCCCGCCCGACCTGCTGCACGCCGAAGTCGCGGCGGCCGACGGGCTGCTCTGCACCGTTGCCGACCGGATCGGCGAGAACGTCCTCGCCCACGCGCCGCGGCTCCGCGTTATCTCGAACTACGGTGTCGGCGTCGACAACATCGATATCGCAGCTGCAACCGCGCGCCGCATCCCCGTCTGCAACACGCCGGATGTCTTGACCGACGCGACCGCCGATATCGCCATCGGCCTGATGATCGCCGCCTGCCGCCGATGGTGGGAGGCGGAGCGGCTTCTCCGCGAAAACCGGTGGGGCTCGTGGAGCCCGACGCTCCTGCTCGGCCAGCCGTTCTCGCGGCGCATCCTCGGGATTGTCGGGCTCGGCAAGATCGGCCAAGCCGTCGCCCGGCGCGCGCGCGGTTTCGGCATGGAGATCCTCTACGCTGGCCGGCGCCGGCCGGAGACCGAGAAGGCGCTGGGGCTCGCCTGGTGCAGTTCGCTTGATGAACTGCTCCGCGATAGCGATATCGTCAGCCTGCACGTTCCCCTCACCCCGGCCACCCGCCACCTGATCGGCGCAAGAGAGCTGGCGCTGATGAAGCCGACCGCCGTGCTCGTCAACACCAGCCGCGGCGCGGTCGTCGATCAAGCTGCCTTGGCAGAGGCGTTGCGCGAGCAGCGGATCTTCGCGGCCGGTCTCGACGTCTACGAAGAGGAGCCGCTTCCTCCCACCGACCCGCTGCGGGAACTGGACAACTGCATCCTCCTCCCGCATATCGGGAGCGCTGAGATCACCGCCCGTCTCGCCATGGCCGACCTCGCGGTCGACAACCTGCAGGCCGTGCTCGAGGGACGGCGGCCGCGCGCCTGCGTCAACCCCGAGGTGCTGAGCTGA
- a CDS encoding MFS transporter — MASLSSATARGTPSAPPSRRFTPWHSKDYRLLLFGTLAAVLGNWIQQIGQGWYVLQLTGSAFDLSLVQAASAFPMLLFGLLGGVIADRVDRTRLVTVTRASIAGLSILLGLLVWAGLAPLWVVVLIAGVTGIIWAFDMPARQAMVPQLVAPQARTAAIAWLATVMNAGRIVGPAIGGVLLGFVGAAGCIIVSGMGFLVMAGLSTRIRPLPAAPAAQRDLARELATGLRYLVGNRTILALVLLSAAIVVFWQAHVVLLPVFARDVLLAGASGYGLLSAASGVGALLGALLVAAWLPPRHHGWTLAGLAIASGVLLPLWASATGFVLSLALLLVATAFGVAAQTLAASLVQREVPDQLQGRVMSVTLLTWGASPLGLLLVGALADLSSAPVAVAVTSAVTLLISVLVIVGAPGVRRL; from the coding sequence ATGGCATCGCTCAGCAGCGCGACAGCACGTGGCACGCCTTCCGCGCCGCCTTCTCGGCGCTTCACGCCCTGGCACTCGAAAGATTACCGCCTTCTGCTCTTCGGCACCCTCGCCGCCGTTCTCGGCAACTGGATCCAGCAGATCGGGCAGGGCTGGTATGTGCTGCAGCTGACCGGTTCGGCGTTCGACCTGTCGCTTGTGCAGGCCGCTTCTGCCTTCCCGATGCTGCTGTTCGGACTTCTCGGCGGAGTGATCGCCGACCGCGTCGACCGGACGCGCCTCGTCACAGTCACCCGCGCCAGCATTGCGGGGCTGTCGATCCTGCTCGGCCTGCTCGTCTGGGCCGGGCTCGCTCCGCTCTGGGTCGTCGTGCTGATCGCCGGGGTCACCGGGATCATTTGGGCGTTCGATATGCCGGCGCGTCAAGCGATGGTCCCCCAGCTGGTAGCGCCGCAGGCCCGAACCGCGGCGATCGCGTGGCTGGCCACAGTGATGAACGCCGGCCGGATTGTCGGGCCGGCGATTGGCGGCGTGCTGCTCGGCTTCGTCGGCGCAGCGGGGTGCATCATCGTGAGCGGCATGGGCTTCCTCGTGATGGCAGGCCTCTCGACGCGCATTCGGCCGCTTCCGGCAGCGCCGGCCGCCCAGCGCGACCTCGCCCGTGAACTGGCGACGGGGCTGCGCTATCTCGTCGGCAACCGGACTATCCTCGCCCTCGTTCTGTTATCGGCGGCGATCGTCGTCTTCTGGCAAGCGCACGTCGTTCTTCTTCCCGTCTTTGCGCGCGACGTGCTGCTCGCTGGCGCCTCGGGCTACGGGCTGCTCTCCGCCGCAAGCGGGGTCGGCGCCCTTCTCGGGGCGCTCCTCGTGGCAGCGTGGCTGCCCCCGCGCCATCATGGGTGGACACTCGCCGGCCTAGCGATCGCCAGCGGCGTGCTGCTTCCCCTCTGGGCATCGGCGACCGGATTTGTGCTCTCGTTGGCTCTGCTGCTCGTTGCGACGGCGTTCGGGGTCGCCGCGCAGACGCTCGCCGCCAGTCTCGTGCAGCGCGAAGTGCCCGACCAGCTGCAGGGCCGCGTGATGAGCGTCACCCTGCTCACGTGGGGAGCGTCGCCGCTCGGCCTGCTGCTTGTCGGCGCGCTCGCCGACCTGAGCAGCGCGCCCGTTGCTGTCGCCGTGACAAGTGCCGTCACCCTCCTTATCAGCGTCCTCGTCATTGTTGGAGCGCCGGGAGTGCGCCGGCTGTGA